A window of Agrobacterium tumefaciens contains these coding sequences:
- a CDS encoding nucleoside hydrolase yields the protein MGVWIDTDMGFDDIAAIMVVQSAGLAIDGISLVFGNATLEAVCRNAAGAAASFGWSMPIHQGRAMPVLGALETAQSILGDSGIPTVGQSLPDAPALPKSDAFAALCNWLEEEGEKRILALGPLTNIAALCLARPDLAARISDLTWMGGGLTSGNHTASAEFNAFADPEALAIVLSHGLPLRMVDLDACRKVTASPADVLPIRAAGGRNAGLIADLLEGFIGIATSRGRDAMALYDPVAAVGFTSDHLGWQQARIDVELHASLTRGRTVVEARAEKVTGFNAQFAVTVDAVAAKVAILEALRREAAR from the coding sequence ATGGGTGTGTGGATCGATACCGATATGGGCTTCGACGATATCGCCGCCATCATGGTGGTGCAGTCGGCAGGCCTTGCCATTGACGGAATCTCGCTGGTCTTCGGCAATGCGACGCTGGAGGCGGTCTGCCGCAACGCCGCCGGTGCCGCAGCAAGCTTCGGCTGGTCCATGCCAATCCATCAGGGCCGCGCCATGCCTGTGCTCGGCGCGCTCGAAACCGCGCAGTCGATCCTCGGGGATAGCGGCATTCCGACCGTCGGCCAAAGCCTGCCGGATGCGCCGGCTCTGCCGAAAAGCGATGCCTTTGCCGCACTTTGCAATTGGCTGGAAGAAGAGGGCGAAAAGCGCATTCTCGCGCTCGGCCCGCTCACCAATATCGCCGCCCTGTGTCTCGCGCGACCCGATCTTGCTGCCAGAATTTCCGACCTGACCTGGATGGGTGGCGGGCTCACCAGCGGTAACCACACGGCATCGGCCGAATTCAACGCCTTTGCCGATCCCGAGGCGCTGGCGATCGTGCTTTCCCACGGCCTGCCGCTGCGCATGGTCGATCTCGATGCCTGCCGCAAGGTCACGGCCTCGCCCGCCGATGTGCTGCCGATCCGCGCTGCCGGCGGCAGGAATGCCGGGCTGATTGCCGATCTGTTGGAAGGTTTCATCGGCATTGCCACCAGCCGCGGCAGAGATGCCATGGCGCTTTACGATCCCGTCGCCGCAGTCGGCTTCACCTCCGATCATCTTGGCTGGCAGCAGGCGCGCATCGATGTCGAGCTCCATGCCTCGCTGACGCGGGGAAGGACCGTGGTCGAGGCACGTGCGGAGAAGGTGACAGGCTTTAACGCCCAGTTTGCCGTGACCGTTGATGCTGTAGCCGCGAAGGTGGCCATACTGGAGGCACTGCGCCGGGAGGCCGCCCGATGA
- a CDS encoding adenine deaminase: protein MSAKVRLAEPADLNNEALRTRAVAAARGDQPFDILITGGTLLDVVTGELRPADIGIVGALIASVHEPVSRRDAAQLIDAGGGYVSPGLIDTHMHVESSMITPAAYAAAVVARGVTTIVWDPHEFGNVHGVDGVRWAAKSIENLPLRAILLAPSCVPSAPGLERGGADFDAATLADLLSWPEIGGVAEIMNMRGVIERDPRMSGIVQAGLASGKLVCGHARGLGGADLNAFMAAGVSSDHELVSGEDLMAKLRAGLTIELRGSHDHLLPEFVEALNKLGHLPQTVTLCTDDVFPDDLLKGGGLDDVVRRLVRYGLKPEWALRAATLNAAQRLGRSDLGLIAAGRRADIVVFEDLSGFAARHVLAGGKAVAEYGRMIVDAHVCDTTALEGSMKLPSRSADDFRVKSGGEKVRLATIDRPRFTQWGKVEADVKDGFVVPPEGATMISVTHRHGKAEPVTKTGFLTGWGRWKGAFATTVSHDSHNLTVFGGNADDMALAANAVIETGGGMAVASKGKVTAVLPLPLSGLVSDAPLEEVARGFQEVRDAVGQVVEWQPPYLVFKACFGATLACNIGPHQTDMGIADVLTGKVMETPVIEVLG from the coding sequence ATGAGCGCGAAAGTCCGCCTGGCGGAACCCGCCGATCTCAACAATGAGGCCCTGCGCACCCGTGCGGTTGCCGCCGCGCGTGGCGATCAGCCTTTTGACATTCTCATCACCGGCGGAACATTACTGGACGTGGTAACGGGCGAGCTTCGCCCCGCCGATATCGGCATTGTCGGTGCGTTGATCGCCAGCGTGCACGAACCGGTAAGCCGCAGGGATGCCGCGCAGTTGATCGACGCGGGCGGGGGCTACGTGTCGCCGGGGCTGATCGACACGCATATGCATGTCGAAAGCTCGATGATCACGCCGGCAGCCTATGCGGCAGCGGTTGTCGCCCGCGGCGTCACCACCATCGTCTGGGACCCGCATGAATTCGGCAATGTGCATGGTGTCGATGGCGTACGCTGGGCGGCGAAATCAATCGAAAACCTGCCACTGCGCGCCATTCTGCTCGCCCCTTCCTGTGTGCCGTCGGCACCGGGGCTGGAGCGTGGCGGTGCGGATTTCGACGCCGCTACTCTCGCCGATCTCCTCTCGTGGCCGGAAATCGGCGGCGTCGCGGAAATCATGAACATGCGCGGCGTCATCGAACGCGATCCGCGCATGAGCGGCATCGTGCAGGCCGGACTTGCCTCTGGGAAACTGGTCTGCGGCCATGCACGCGGTCTTGGTGGCGCCGACCTCAATGCCTTCATGGCGGCGGGCGTCTCTTCCGATCATGAACTGGTCTCGGGCGAAGACCTCATGGCGAAGCTCAGGGCAGGGCTGACGATCGAGCTGCGCGGCTCGCACGATCACCTGCTGCCGGAATTTGTGGAGGCACTGAATAAGCTCGGCCACCTGCCACAGACGGTGACACTCTGCACCGACGATGTCTTCCCCGACGACCTGCTCAAGGGCGGCGGGCTGGATGATGTGGTGCGCCGTCTTGTACGTTATGGCCTGAAGCCCGAATGGGCGCTGCGCGCCGCAACACTGAATGCCGCCCAAAGGCTCGGCCGCTCCGATCTAGGCCTCATCGCCGCCGGTCGCCGCGCCGATATCGTCGTTTTTGAGGATTTGAGCGGTTTCGCGGCGCGCCACGTCCTGGCCGGGGGAAAGGCTGTTGCGGAATACGGGCGCATGATCGTAGACGCTCACGTCTGTGATACAACGGCGCTCGAAGGCTCGATGAAGCTGCCGTCGCGCTCGGCAGACGACTTCCGAGTTAAATCCGGAGGCGAAAAGGTCCGCCTCGCCACCATCGACCGCCCGCGCTTCACGCAATGGGGGAAGGTGGAGGCCGACGTGAAGGACGGTTTCGTCGTTCCGCCCGAGGGGGCGACGATGATTTCCGTCACCCACCGCCACGGCAAGGCCGAGCCCGTCACGAAAACCGGTTTCCTCACGGGCTGGGGACGCTGGAAGGGCGCCTTCGCCACCACCGTCTCGCATGACAGCCACAACCTCACCGTTTTCGGTGGCAATGCAGACGACATGGCGCTGGCGGCCAATGCAGTGATCGAGACCGGCGGCGGCATGGCCGTCGCCTCCAAAGGCAAGGTCACTGCAGTTCTCCCGTTGCCGCTCTCCGGCCTCGTTTCCGATGCGCCCCTCGAAGAGGTGGCGCGGGGCTTTCAGGAGGTACGCGACGCTGTCGGCCAAGTGGTGGAATGGCAGCCACCCTATCTCGTCTTCAAAGCCTGCTTCGGCGCCACGCTCGCCTGCAATATCGGCCCCCACCAGACGGATATGGGCATCGCCGATGTTCTAACGGGCAAGGTGATGGAAACCCCGGTGATCGAGGTTTTGGGATAA
- a CDS encoding DNA helicase: MKLSTPIFQLKRRAKLMVRNNAIPLHEALDQIAREEGFARWSLLSAHIAAGSLSEDLFSRIVDGDMLLLAGRPGQGKTALGFDLLRAAADDGRQSVLFTLEMTEKQARKRIEKHAAGQRETEIMTSDEICADYIIRHLSPATPGTFAVIDYLQILDQQRHKPDLSQQVTALGEFAQKTGVIFAFISQVDRSFDPEVKRLPDMRDIRLPNLLDLGLFTKACFLNNGETQLHNVN; this comes from the coding sequence GTGAAACTTTCTACTCCGATTTTTCAGTTGAAACGACGGGCCAAACTTATGGTCCGAAACAATGCCATTCCCCTGCATGAAGCGCTGGACCAGATTGCGCGTGAGGAAGGATTTGCACGGTGGAGCCTCCTTTCCGCTCACATTGCGGCGGGCTCCCTGTCCGAAGACCTGTTCTCGCGCATCGTGGATGGCGACATGCTTCTGCTTGCCGGCCGGCCAGGCCAGGGTAAGACAGCGCTTGGGTTTGACCTTTTGCGCGCGGCAGCCGACGACGGGAGGCAGTCTGTTCTTTTCACGCTCGAAATGACGGAGAAACAGGCAAGGAAGCGTATCGAAAAACACGCGGCCGGTCAGAGAGAAACCGAGATCATGACATCGGACGAGATATGCGCGGATTACATCATCCGCCATTTGTCACCGGCCACACCCGGCACCTTCGCCGTCATCGATTACCTGCAAATACTCGACCAGCAGCGGCACAAGCCGGACCTGTCGCAACAGGTAACCGCCCTTGGGGAATTTGCACAAAAGACCGGCGTCATTTTCGCATTCATCTCGCAGGTTGACCGCTCGTTTGATCCTGAAGTCAAACGGCTTCCAGATATGCGCGATATCCGCCTCCCCAACCTTCTGGATTTGGGCCTCTTCACCAAAGCCTGCTTTCTCAACAATGGCGAAACGCAGCTTCACAATGTGAACTGA
- a CDS encoding M20 aminoacylase family protein, whose product MRLLDRIGEDMPFLTELRHDLHAHPELGFEEERTSAIVADLLERAGLKVHRGLGGTGVVGTLQVGNGTRSIGLRADMDALAMPEMPERPYKSKFPGKMHACGHDGHTAMLLGAARYLAKTRDFSGTVHFIFQPAEEGRGGAKKMVEDGLFDLFPCDAVYGLHNMPGLGVDEMAVVEGPQLASSDSWRVTFKGIGTHGAKPHLGRDPVTAAGTFLASLQNIVGRVIDPLQPAVVSACSVQAGDPKALNVIPDLVEIGGTARAYAADVRNQLEAEIGRLARGTAAMFGIEASYEFIRRIPPVINEADATKRALRAAKTVFGNKARTTFSPSTAGDDFAFFAGQAPGCYVWLGNGPAVDGALHHNTSYDFNDAAIVPGVAFWATLVEQELAGE is encoded by the coding sequence ATGAGACTGCTGGACCGGATCGGCGAGGACATGCCATTTCTGACGGAGCTTCGTCATGATCTGCACGCCCATCCGGAATTGGGTTTCGAAGAGGAGAGAACGAGCGCCATCGTCGCCGATCTTCTCGAGCGCGCCGGGCTGAAGGTGCATCGCGGTCTCGGCGGCACCGGCGTCGTCGGCACGTTGCAGGTGGGCAACGGCACGCGCAGCATCGGCCTGCGGGCCGACATGGATGCGCTTGCCATGCCGGAGATGCCCGAGCGGCCCTATAAATCGAAATTTCCCGGCAAGATGCATGCCTGCGGCCATGATGGCCACACCGCCATGCTGCTTGGTGCGGCACGTTACCTCGCCAAGACCCGTGATTTTTCCGGCACCGTGCATTTCATTTTCCAGCCAGCCGAAGAAGGCCGGGGCGGCGCGAAAAAAATGGTCGAGGATGGGCTGTTCGACCTTTTTCCCTGCGATGCTGTCTATGGCCTGCACAACATGCCGGGGCTGGGCGTTGACGAAATGGCCGTGGTGGAAGGCCCGCAGCTCGCCTCTTCCGATAGTTGGCGCGTCACCTTCAAGGGCATCGGCACCCACGGCGCCAAACCGCATCTCGGCCGCGATCCGGTAACGGCGGCGGGCACGTTCCTCGCCTCGCTGCAAAACATCGTCGGCCGCGTCATCGATCCGCTGCAACCGGCCGTCGTCAGCGCCTGTTCGGTGCAGGCGGGCGATCCGAAGGCGCTCAACGTCATTCCCGATCTCGTCGAAATCGGCGGCACGGCGCGCGCCTATGCGGCTGATGTGCGCAACCAGCTGGAAGCGGAAATCGGCCGGCTCGCCAGGGGCACCGCGGCGATGTTCGGCATCGAAGCAAGTTATGAATTCATCCGCCGCATTCCTCCCGTCATCAACGAGGCGGACGCGACGAAGCGGGCTCTGCGCGCCGCCAAAACCGTCTTCGGCAACAAGGCCCGCACCACCTTCTCGCCCTCGACCGCCGGCGACGATTTCGCCTTTTTCGCGGGGCAAGCTCCCGGCTGCTATGTCTGGCTCGGCAACGGCCCGGCGGTGGACGGCGCGCTGCACCACAACACCTCCTACGACTTCAACGATGCGGCCATCGTGCCCGGCGTGGCATTTTGGGCGACATTGGTGGAGCAGGAACTGGCGGGGGAATAG
- a CDS encoding phosphoribosyltransferase — protein MPSSASPAAQSPAAPHEFWQDIHPPGTFATAGLHSGFFAAELDDKRQICLPIRPLADGEHALASLIVNQASFEVLEALAADLAARLEPFSPDVVVGLPTLGLTLAAAVARHLGHSRYVPLGTSRKFWYLDELSVPMSSITTRQEKRLYIDPRMLPLIEGRRVALVDDVISSGSSIISGLSLLAASGIRPAVIGAAMLQSDRWREKIAAFGPEWPERVRGVFATPLLTKAEGGWRA, from the coding sequence ATGCCGTCATCCGCATCGCCCGCCGCCCAGTCTCCCGCCGCGCCGCACGAGTTCTGGCAGGATATTCATCCACCCGGCACCTTTGCAACGGCAGGTCTGCATTCCGGCTTCTTTGCGGCGGAACTGGATGACAAGAGACAGATCTGCCTGCCCATTCGGCCGCTTGCGGATGGTGAGCATGCGCTCGCCTCGCTCATCGTCAATCAGGCCTCGTTTGAGGTGCTGGAGGCGCTGGCCGCCGATCTTGCCGCCAGGCTTGAGCCCTTCAGCCCGGATGTGGTGGTCGGCCTGCCGACGCTGGGCTTGACGCTCGCCGCCGCTGTTGCCCGCCATCTCGGTCACTCCCGTTATGTGCCGCTCGGTACTTCGCGCAAGTTCTGGTATCTGGATGAGCTGTCGGTGCCGATGTCCTCCATCACCACAAGGCAGGAAAAGCGGCTTTATATCGATCCGCGGATGCTGCCTTTGATCGAGGGCCGGCGAGTGGCGCTGGTGGATGATGTCATCTCCAGCGGTAGTTCCATCATATCGGGTCTTTCGCTTCTGGCGGCCTCCGGCATTCGGCCCGCCGTCATCGGCGCGGCCATGCTGCAATCGGATCGCTGGCGGGAAAAAATCGCCGCCTTCGGGCCGGAGTGGCCGGAACGGGTGAGGGGTGTTTTCGCGACGCCGCTGCTGACAAAAGCGGAAGGCGGCTGGCGCGCTTGA
- a CDS encoding dipeptidase — MHAVFDGHNDVLLRLWRNSKAGADPVAEFKNGTREGHIDAPRARAGGLAGGICAIYIPSGDLILQEPDAQGHYDTPLAAPLERLPSLDIAMEKAAIALRLDQANAWRLCRSTADIRKAFAEDIFAAVLHMEGCEAIGADLDALEVFYAAGLRSLGPVWSRHNIFGHGVPFSYPMSPDTAPGLTDAGFALVKECNRLGILIDLAHITEKGFWDVAKTTNKPLVASHSNAHALTPVARNLTDKQMDAIKESGGLVGLNYAVTMLRDDARDIADTPLSDMVRHVDYMVERMGIDCVALGSDFDGATVPVGITDASGNHNLVAALKSAGYGDGELAKICRENWLRVLSEAWHEAA; from the coding sequence ATGCATGCAGTGTTTGACGGTCATAATGATGTGCTGCTTCGATTGTGGCGCAACAGCAAGGCCGGTGCCGATCCCGTGGCCGAATTCAAGAACGGCACGCGCGAAGGCCATATTGATGCGCCCCGTGCGCGGGCAGGGGGCCTGGCCGGGGGCATCTGCGCAATCTATATCCCGTCCGGCGATCTGATCCTGCAGGAACCCGACGCGCAAGGGCACTACGACACGCCGCTCGCTGCGCCGCTGGAGCGCCTGCCTTCCCTTGATATTGCCATGGAAAAGGCGGCGATTGCGCTGCGGCTCGATCAGGCTAACGCGTGGCGACTCTGCCGTTCCACGGCCGACATCCGCAAGGCCTTTGCAGAGGATATCTTCGCCGCTGTGCTGCATATGGAAGGCTGCGAGGCGATCGGCGCCGATCTCGACGCGCTGGAAGTGTTTTATGCCGCCGGCCTGCGCTCGCTCGGCCCGGTGTGGAGCCGGCACAATATTTTCGGCCATGGCGTTCCTTTTTCCTATCCCATGTCGCCCGACACCGCGCCCGGTCTTACCGATGCCGGTTTTGCGTTGGTGAAGGAATGCAATCGCCTCGGCATTCTCATCGACCTCGCGCATATTACCGAAAAAGGCTTCTGGGATGTGGCAAAGACCACTAACAAGCCGCTGGTCGCCAGCCATTCCAATGCGCATGCGCTCACTCCGGTCGCCCGTAATCTCACCGACAAGCAGATGGATGCCATCAAGGAAAGCGGCGGTCTCGTCGGCCTGAACTATGCCGTGACTATGCTGCGAGACGATGCGCGAGACATTGCCGATACGCCATTGTCCGATATGGTGCGCCATGTCGACTACATGGTGGAGCGCATGGGCATCGACTGCGTGGCGCTCGGATCGGATTTCGATGGCGCGACCGTACCGGTTGGAATTACCGATGCCAGCGGCAACCACAATCTGGTTGCGGCGCTGAAATCGGCAGGCTACGGTGATGGAGAACTTGCAAAAATATGCCGGGAAAACTGGCTGCGCGTTTTGTCTGAGGCCTGGCACGAAGCGGCCTGA
- a CDS encoding ABC transporter substrate-binding protein, which produces MIKSLNKSMRILSTSAALSLMMLSAPHAFAATPADTLVEGFAIDDIITLDPGEAFELSAAEVTGNTYSKLVSIDLNDTSKVVGDLAESWTTSEDGLTYTFKLKSGLKFASGNPVTADDVAFSFERAVKLDKSPAFLLTQFGLKGDNVNEKAKATDANTFVLTVDKPYAPSFVLNVLTATVASVVDKKLVMEKAKSVTPSADYKYDTDFGNEFLKTGYAGSGPYKILGWKANEAVILEANPNYYGEKPKLKRVVYRHMKESSGQRLALENGDIDVARNLEPGDMEAVSKKEGLAVTSAPKGTVYYFSLNQKNENLKKPEVVEAFKYLVDYDAIGATIIKGIGEIHQTFLPKGQLGALDENPYKLDVAKAKELLAKAGLKDGFTVTMDVRNTQPVTGIAESVQQTLAQAGIKLEIIPGDGKQTLTKYRARTHDIYIGQWGSDYFDPNSNAETFTINYDNSDEGKNKTLAWRNAWDVPDLTKETQSALLEKDSAKRAAIYENLQKEVLAKGPFVIIFQQTEVAGYSNKLKGLKLGPSFDTNYVYTISKE; this is translated from the coding sequence ATGATCAAATCGCTCAACAAATCCATGCGGATCCTCAGCACCAGCGCTGCCCTGTCGCTGATGATGTTGTCTGCACCGCATGCTTTTGCCGCCACGCCGGCCGATACGCTGGTGGAAGGTTTCGCCATCGACGACATCATCACGCTCGATCCGGGTGAGGCTTTCGAACTGTCTGCTGCCGAAGTTACCGGCAACACCTATAGCAAGCTCGTGTCCATCGATCTCAACGACACTTCAAAGGTTGTCGGCGACCTCGCCGAAAGCTGGACGACCTCTGAGGATGGCTTGACCTATACATTCAAGTTGAAGTCCGGTTTGAAGTTCGCTTCCGGCAATCCGGTCACCGCTGACGATGTAGCCTTCTCGTTTGAACGTGCCGTCAAGCTCGACAAGTCGCCGGCCTTCCTGCTGACTCAGTTCGGCCTCAAGGGCGACAACGTCAACGAAAAGGCGAAGGCAACAGACGCGAACACCTTCGTACTGACAGTCGACAAGCCCTATGCGCCGAGCTTTGTGCTGAACGTGCTCACTGCGACCGTCGCTTCGGTGGTCGATAAGAAGCTGGTCATGGAGAAGGCGAAATCGGTTACCCCGAGCGCCGATTACAAATATGATACCGATTTCGGCAACGAGTTCCTGAAGACCGGTTATGCCGGTTCCGGCCCCTACAAAATCCTTGGCTGGAAGGCCAACGAAGCCGTCATTCTGGAGGCCAACCCCAACTATTACGGTGAGAAGCCGAAGCTGAAGCGCGTCGTCTATCGCCACATGAAGGAAAGCTCGGGCCAGCGCCTGGCGCTTGAGAACGGCGATATCGATGTTGCCCGTAACCTCGAACCGGGTGACATGGAAGCCGTTTCCAAGAAGGAAGGCCTTGCCGTCACCTCTGCGCCCAAGGGCACCGTCTATTACTTCAGCCTCAACCAGAAGAACGAGAACCTGAAGAAGCCCGAAGTCGTCGAAGCCTTCAAATATCTCGTCGATTATGACGCGATCGGCGCAACGATCATCAAGGGCATCGGCGAAATTCACCAGACCTTCCTGCCGAAGGGCCAGCTTGGCGCGCTTGATGAGAACCCCTACAAGCTCGACGTCGCCAAGGCGAAGGAGCTTCTGGCCAAGGCCGGCCTGAAGGACGGCTTCACGGTGACAATGGACGTTCGCAACACCCAGCCGGTGACGGGCATTGCCGAAAGCGTGCAGCAGACGCTGGCACAGGCCGGCATCAAGCTCGAAATCATCCCCGGCGACGGCAAGCAGACGCTGACGAAGTACCGTGCCCGCACGCACGATATCTACATCGGCCAGTGGGGTTCGGACTATTTCGACCCGAACTCGAATGCGGAAACCTTCACCATCAACTACGACAATTCGGATGAAGGCAAGAACAAGACGCTCGCCTGGCGCAATGCCTGGGATGTTCCTGATCTGACCAAGGAAACGCAGTCGGCTCTGCTGGAAAAGGATAGCGCCAAGCGCGCCGCCATCTATGAAAACCTGCAGAAGGAAGTCCTGGCGAAGGGTCCTTTCGTTATCATCTTCCAACAGACGGAAGTTGCCGGTTACTCGAACAAGCTGAAGGGCCTGAAGCTCGGTCCGAGCTTCGACACCAACTACGTCTACACGATCTCCAAGGAATGA
- a CDS encoding ABC transporter permease gives MSIVEANSRARQGKRRANARAKAILGFAVTVITTFLGLMAVTFFIGRVVPIDPALAIVGDRAPAHVVERVREQLGLNLPLWQQFFIYLKQALSGDFGTSVLTTNPVMEDIKRVFPATIELATIGTIIGAVFGIPLGVLAAVKRGSFADQVVRVIGLIGYSVPIFWLGLLALLVFYARLQWVAYPGRMDIVYEFTFTPVTGFFLIDAIWQRQWDVLWDLFRHIILPASLLGYFSLAYISRMTRSFMLNELAQEYIVAARAKGLSETRIIWFHALRNAAVPLVTVIALSYAGLLEGSVLTETIFAWPGLGLYITNSLQNADMNAVLGGTIVIGAIFVGINLFSDLLYRTLDPRTRSR, from the coding sequence TTGAGCATCGTTGAAGCAAACAGCCGGGCGAGGCAGGGCAAACGCCGTGCCAACGCCCGTGCGAAGGCCATTCTCGGCTTCGCCGTCACCGTCATCACCACCTTTCTGGGGCTGATGGCGGTCACATTTTTCATTGGCCGCGTGGTGCCGATCGATCCTGCACTGGCGATCGTCGGCGACCGTGCGCCTGCGCATGTGGTCGAGCGCGTCCGTGAGCAGCTCGGCCTCAACCTGCCGCTCTGGCAGCAGTTTTTTATCTATCTCAAGCAGGCTCTTTCGGGTGATTTCGGGACCTCCGTCCTCACCACCAATCCTGTGATGGAGGATATCAAGCGGGTGTTCCCGGCGACGATCGAACTTGCCACGATCGGCACGATCATCGGCGCCGTCTTCGGGATACCGCTCGGCGTTCTCGCGGCCGTGAAACGCGGCAGTTTTGCCGATCAGGTGGTGCGTGTCATCGGCCTCATCGGTTATTCCGTGCCGATCTTCTGGCTCGGCCTGCTCGCGCTGCTGGTGTTTTATGCCCGGCTGCAATGGGTGGCTTATCCCGGGCGAATGGATATCGTCTATGAATTCACCTTCACGCCGGTCACGGGCTTCTTCCTGATCGACGCGATCTGGCAGCGGCAATGGGACGTATTGTGGGATCTTTTCCGTCACATCATCCTGCCGGCCTCGCTGCTCGGTTATTTCTCGCTGGCCTATATCAGCCGCATGACGCGCTCCTTCATGCTGAACGAGCTCGCCCAGGAATATATCGTTGCGGCCCGCGCCAAGGGGCTTTCGGAAACGCGTATCATCTGGTTCCACGCGCTGCGCAACGCCGCGGTGCCGCTGGTAACCGTGATTGCGCTCTCCTATGCCGGCCTGCTGGAAGGTTCGGTGTTGACCGAAACCATCTTCGCCTGGCCGGGGCTTGGCCTCTACATCACCAATTCCTTGCAGAACGCGGATATGAATGCCGTTCTCGGCGGCACGATCGTGATCGGCGCCATCTTCGTCGGCATCAATCTCTTCTCCGATCTGCTTTACCGGACGCTCGATCCAAGGACGCGCAGCCGATGA
- a CDS encoding ABC transporter permease → MTISTDTLKPYSREWLLSDRPASRRQARLGRAYVIWRRFSENRLALLGLGIIIALLFVAIFANVLAPHNPVQGDLRNARLLPPGTAGYLLGTDDQGRDILSRLIHGSRLTLFVVLLVAIIAAPIGLIVGTVSGYAGGWVDAVLMRITDIFLAFPKLVLALALVAALGPGIENAVLAIAVTSWPPYARIARAETMTFRNSDFIAAVKLMGASPFRIVLKHVMPLCMSSLIVRVTLDMAGIILTAAGLGFLGLGAQPPLPEWGAMIASGRRFILDQWWVAAMPGIAILIVSLGFNLLGDGLRDALDPKEAGQ, encoded by the coding sequence ATGACGATTTCGACCGATACACTCAAACCCTACAGCCGCGAATGGCTGCTTTCCGACCGACCGGCGTCGCGCAGGCAGGCAAGGCTTGGTCGCGCCTATGTGATCTGGCGGCGTTTTTCGGAAAACCGTCTGGCGCTGCTCGGCCTTGGCATCATCATTGCGCTGCTGTTCGTGGCGATTTTTGCCAATGTGCTGGCGCCACATAACCCGGTGCAGGGCGATCTGCGCAATGCCCGGCTTCTGCCGCCCGGCACTGCCGGTTATCTGCTCGGCACCGATGATCAGGGCCGTGATATTCTCTCGCGCCTCATCCACGGTTCGCGGCTGACCCTGTTCGTCGTGCTTTTGGTGGCCATCATCGCCGCACCCATCGGGCTCATCGTCGGCACCGTTTCGGGTTATGCCGGCGGCTGGGTGGATGCAGTCCTGATGCGCATCACCGATATCTTCCTCGCCTTCCCCAAACTGGTTCTGGCGTTGGCACTGGTTGCGGCGCTGGGGCCGGGTATTGAAAATGCGGTACTCGCCATCGCGGTCACCTCATGGCCGCCCTATGCGCGCATCGCGCGTGCCGAAACCATGACCTTCCGCAATTCGGATTTCATCGCTGCAGTGAAGCTCATGGGCGCGTCGCCCTTCCGCATTGTGCTCAAACACGTCATGCCGCTTTGCATGTCGTCGCTGATCGTGCGTGTGACGCTCGATATGGCGGGCATCATACTCACCGCAGCCGGTCTCGGCTTCCTTGGCCTCGGTGCCCAGCCGCCGCTGCCGGAGTGGGGTGCGATGATCGCGTCGGGCCGCCGTTTCATTCTCGATCAATGGTGGGTGGCTGCCATGCCGGGTATTGCGATCCTGATCGTCAGCCTCGGTTTCAACCTTTTGGGCGACGGTCTGCGCGATGCGCTTGATCCCAAGGAGGCGGGCCAATGA
- a CDS encoding ABC transporter ATP-binding protein: MSASLLTVENLRVSFPTRTGLVEAVRGVSFTLGRERLGIVGESGSGKSQTGRAIMGLTPKNARIEADTLRFGDIDLLKASAKERRLMRGKRMAMILQDPKYSLNPVMTIGRQIMETLRAHEKIGSGEARQRTLAMLEAVQIRDPERVFDLFPHEVSGGMGQRVMIAMMLVCGPELLIADEPTSALDVTVQLEVLDILDKLVRDRGMGLIFVSHDLRLVSSFCDRVLVMYAGKVVEELASANLKEAKHPYTQGLLNCLPQIGGHRHPLPVLERKLEWRA, encoded by the coding sequence ATGAGTGCGTCTCTTCTGACGGTTGAGAACCTGCGCGTTTCCTTCCCGACCCGCACCGGGTTGGTGGAGGCGGTGCGCGGCGTGTCCTTCACGCTGGGGCGCGAGCGCCTTGGCATCGTCGGCGAATCCGGCTCTGGAAAGTCGCAGACTGGCCGCGCCATCATGGGCCTGACGCCGAAAAATGCCCGGATCGAAGCCGATACGCTGCGTTTTGGCGATATCGACCTGCTCAAGGCATCGGCAAAAGAGCGACGGCTCATGCGCGGCAAGCGTATGGCCATGATCCTGCAGGATCCGAAATATTCGCTGAACCCGGTCATGACCATCGGCCGCCAGATCATGGAAACGCTGCGTGCCCACGAAAAGATTGGCTCCGGCGAAGCGCGCCAGCGCACACTTGCCATGCTAGAGGCAGTACAGATCCGTGATCCCGAGCGCGTCTTCGATCTCTTTCCACACGAAGTTTCCGGCGGCATGGGCCAGCGCGTCATGATCGCCATGATGCTCGTCTGCGGCCCGGAATTGCTGATCGCCGACGAGCCGACATCGGCGCTCGATGTGACGGTGCAGCTGGAAGTGCTCGACATTCTCGACAAGCTGGTGCGCGACCGTGGCATGGGGCTGATCTTCGTCAGCCACGATCTCAGGCTCGTTTCTTCCTTCTGCGACCGGGTTCTCGTTATGTATGCCGGCAAGGTGGTGGAAGAGCTTGCTTCCGCAAACCTCAAGGAAGCGAAACATCCCTATACGCAGGGCCTGTTGAACTGTCTGCCGCAAATTGGCGGCCACCGGCATCCGCTACCCGTTCTGGAACGCAAGCTGGAGTGGCGCGCATGA